The Sulfurimonas sp. HSL3-2 genome segment ATAAATTAGACGGTGTAAAATATTTTTTTGGATATAATACCTATAATTTATAGAATTTTAGGAAATTACCAGCTATGTTAATGACACGTGCGAGCGAATACGCTCTTTTATCTTTAGTTGTTTTGGCCAAAGCTTCCGGACCGATGGATTCGGACACTTTATCTAAAGAACTGGATATCTCAAAAAGTTTTTTATCGAAGATCCTGCAGTCTCTTACAAGACAACATATACTTCAATCATTTAAGGGTGTAAATGGTGGTTTCGAGCTTATAAAAGATAGCAAGGATATCACTATTTTAGAGGTCATGTGTGCTGTTGAAGGGAAAAATCCTGCAGTCTTTGATTGTTCTCCTTCGGAAAGTTCTTGTCCTTCGGATAAAGCAAAAACATGCTCGTTATGGCCGTTTTTAAACAAGCTTCAGGGGAAGATCGACAACTTCTTAGATACATTGACTATCGCAGATCTTATAGAAGAGTGACATTTGGAAAAAAAAGTACCTTTTAGGAAACAGATAAGCCAATCTCTTAACTTTTTAATCGGTCAGCGCGATTTAAGTGTCGTACTTTTTGTCGTCGCTATTATAGCTATCATCATCGTACCGCTTCCTAGCGGTGTACTTGATCTGATGCTTACTATCTCTATAGCTATCGCGGTCTTAATACTTCTTATCTCTTTATATATACCAAAACCGACCGATCTGACGACATTTCCTACGATCATACTTATCGTCACGCTTTTTAGGCTATCACTCAATGTCGCGACGACGAGGATGATCTTAAGCCACGGAAATGAAGGACCCGAAGCGGTGAGTGATATCATCACCAGTTTTGGTAACTTCGTCGTCGGCGGGAACTTTGTGATCGGTATCATCGTTTTTACCATCCTTGTCATCATCAACTTTATGGTTATCACCAAGGGTGCCGGAAGGGTCGCAGAGGTCGCTGCACGTTTTACGCTCGACTCTATGCCGGGTAAACAGATGGCAGTCGATGCCGACTTAAATGCCGGACTTATCGACGATGAGCAGGCAAAACAAAGACGTGCCGAGATACTTCAAGATGCTAACTTCTACGGAGCGATGGACGGTTCTAGCAAGTTCGTAAAAGGTGATGCTGTTGCTGGTATTATCATCACGCTTGTAAACATTATCGGCGGCTTTTTAATAGGTGTCTTTCAACACAGCATGACAGTCGCAAGCAGTGCTTCTACATTTACCATCCTGACTATCGGTGACGGTCTTGTCGGGCAGATCCCTGCTCTTATCGTCTCGACTGCTACCGGTATTATGATCACTCGTTCATCTAGTGACGGAAACAACTTTGCAGAGGGTACCATCAAGCAGATGATGGGAAATGCGAAAAATATGATCATTGTCGGCGGGATCATGATCATGTTTGCTCTTGTCCCGGGTCTGCCTACACTCTCTATGGGATTTGTCGGACTTGTATTTTTGGGACTTGGTTATGCGCTGTATAAATTTGATCTTGGCGAACTGACTATCTTGAACACTCTTTCACCGTCAGGCAAACTCCAAAAAGAACATGAAGAGAGCGATCAGACTGGATCGGCACAAGCAAAAGTACCTGCAAAATCAAATGAAGAGATAGCAAAAGAGGAGGAGGCAGCCCTTGAAGATATCTTAAAAGTCGAGATGCTCGAACTCACTCTGGGTTATCAGCTTATCCGTCTTGCAGATGCCGCACAAGGCGGAGACCTTTTAGAACGTATCCGTTCAATGCGTCGTAAAATAGCTGCCGACTTTGGATTTTTAATGCCGCAAGTCCGCATACGCGATAACCTGCATCTAAAACCGAACCAGTATCAGATACTTTTAAAAGGGATATCTATCGGTGAAGGAACGATCCTTCCCGACAAGTTTCTTGCGATGGACAGCGGGATGGCTACCGGTGATATCCAAGGAGAACCGACGAAAGAGCCTGCATTTGGTCTCGATGCCCTGTGGATATCGCCAAACCAAAAAGAGGACGCGATCATTAACGGTTATACAGTCGTTGACCCTGCGACCGTCATCTCTACACATATGAGTGAACTTGTAAAACGTTATGCTGAAGACCTGCTCACACGCCAAGAGGTACAGTCGCTTATCAACAAGATACAAGAGGACTATCCTGTCGTTGTGGACGATGTACTCAAAGTCGCAAGCATCGGGCTTATCCAAAGAGTGTTTAAGTCACTTCTACATGAGAAGATACCGCTAAAAGATATGCTTACTATTTTAGAAACTATCGCAGATATCGGCGAATATACTAAAAACATCGATATTATCACCGAACAGGTGCGTGCGAAACTCTCCCGTGTTATCACGCAGATGTACTCAGGAGATAACGGCATCATCCACCTGCTGACATTCTCGACGGCAAGTGAACAGCTGATGCTTGAAAAATCAAGCGAGAAAGACGGCATAAGAAACCTTATGCTCAATGTCGGTGAGATAAACAATCTTATCCAGGCTACAAGTCAAAAAGCGACAGAGATACTGCAAAAGGGGATCTCTCCGGTCATCATCATAGTCGATCCTCAGCTGCGCCGTCCGGTTGCCGAGATATTTGAAAGGTTCAGTCTTGATGTCGTGACACTTTCTCATGCCGAGATAGACTCGAACGCAAAATTTGAAGTGATGGGCTCGATCGACATCGCCTAACATTCACGTAAAACTAAAAAAGGAAAAGAATTGAACAAACAAAATATATATCATCTCTCTCATACAGACCTAGACGGTTACAGCTGTCAGCTTGTAATGAGCTACACTCCGCACAATATGAAAAGCTACAACGCTAACTACGGTGCAGAGGTAAAAAGCAGACTTGAAGAGATCTTAGATGATATAAAAGCAAATGACAAACCTGCCGTCATCCTTATAACAGACCTCAACCTGACAATGGATGAAGCAAAGTGGCTGGACAGAGAAGTCAACCATCTTAATGACAAAGGCAGAGAGATAAAGATCATCCTGCTTGATCACCACGGAAGCGGACAGGATAGTGCAAACAAATTCGAATGGTACTATCTTGATACTGCTCGTTGTGCTACAAAGATCACTTACGACTATGCAAAAGAGAACTTTGGATTAAATGATGTAGAGTGGATGCAAAAATATGTAGATATCGTCAATGCCGTCGACCTATGGAAACAAGAGGAGGTATTTAACTTCGAGTTCGGAAAAGTATGTATGCGTCTTATCTCTGAGACGAGAGAGTTAAACCGTGTGACTTTCGGCGATGATGACAGATTTTACAAACTCTCTCTTTTACAAAAAGCGGTCGAGTTTATCGACAAAGAGAAAGCGAACATTGAACTTGATGCTGCCATCCACTCTATGAAAAAAGAGTTCTTTATGGATGAAGAAGATGACACACTGGACAATCTTTCAACTGCTTATATCGTAAATCTTCTTGGTCAAAAAACAGACCAGATGACTATCTATTACAAAGGCTACAAAGGCTTTTTAAGCTACAGTGTCGGAAATACTTCTATTGTAGGAAACGGATTTTTGACTAAATTTGACGATTACGATTTTATAGTCGATGTCAGCTACAGAGGGACGATGAGTTTTCGTGCAAATAACAAAGTGAGCGTGTCTCAAATAGCAAAAGAGTGGGTAGACGGAGGCGGACATCCAAACGCTTCAGGCGGACGTATAAACGGCTTTAAAGAGCAGTACAGATACGACAAAGTAAAAGAGCAGATACAAAGACTTATTGCAGACAGAGAATCTGTTGCAGGTGATTTAGAGTACAAGAAAGAGAGTTGATCTCTCTTATCTTAACATGTAAGCGTCTCTAGTTATTTATAAAATATCTCTCGACGCCGTTTGCTATGCCGTGAGCAAGATGTTTTGAGTATGTTCTATTTACCAGCATCTTTGCTTCTTTAGGGTTGGTTATAAATCCTACCTCGACAAGGACAGCGGGCATCTGCGCACCGACAAGAACCCAGAACGGCCCCTCTCGTACTCCTGCATCCACAACATCTTTATAGTGTTTTCTCAAGTTTCCAAGCATTCCGCGCTGCAGGTCGATCGCCAATTTATTTGATGCGATGCGGTTGAGATTTGTCGTGAACTTCAAGAAGGTCGATTTGCCGTAACCGTTCATATCCGAAAGATCAGCCGAGTTCTCCAGTTCCGCAACAGATGTCGCTCTTTTACTTCTTGAAGGAGAGAGAAAATATGTTTCTATTCCGCAAGCTTTTTCAGCTTTAGAACTGCAGACTGCATTTGCATGTATGGAGATGAAAAGATCGGCATCTTTTCTATTGGCATATGCCGTACGCTCTTTTAGTTTTATAAAGACATCCCTGCTTCTTGTCATATAGACTTTATATCCGCGTTTTTTTAGAGTCTCCGTCAGCTCTTTTGCAATGCTTAAAACCAAGTTTTTCTCATAATAGTGTCTATACCCTATCGCGCCGGAATCTTTTCCGCCATGACCCGGATCTATAACTATGACCTTGTTTTTATCTGCTTTAGAGACTTTCGGGCTGCTTTGAACGGCTTTTGGAGTATATTGTTTCTCCTCTTTTAAAAGCAGACTGATCCTCAGATCATTCCCCTCAACGTTAAAATGCAGATTTAATTTATCTCTGTCTTCAAACACCAATCGCACTGTCTTTGAGTTGAATTGATTTAGTTTGATGCGTGATACACCGCGTTTTGTAAGAACTTTACTCTGAGATATAAATGAGGAATCGATATCAAACACATATCTGTATCTGTTATGTTTTTTATCATGCAGCACGAAGTATTTTATCTGATCTCCTTCAAGATCATTGTTAAAGCTCAGGATCAGATCATTACCGTTCCATTTGACGGACTCTATTTTTGACATCGATTTTAATGAAACTGATTTTACTTTCTTACTTGCTTTGCCGTCTGAAGTCTTATATTTTTTATTTGAATTTGATTCTCTTAACTCTTGTGAATATTCAGAGACATCTATATGAAGTTTTTTCCCGGTGACGACTATCCCGTTTAATGATTTTACTTTGAGGGACTCATCCCCCTTCATTATAGAGCGAAGGTAAAGGTTTTTGTAGTCGTTGTATGCTCTAAAGAGGTCATTGGTCTTACCGGACCTAGCTAAGCCATCTGCCCTTTTTAATATATCCTGATTCGTTGCCGCACCAAGTAAACATGCCAATAAGAGAAGGGATAGAAGAGCTCTAAACATTCAAACGTTATTCACCGTTTACCAGTTTGTCCATCAGCTCTTTTACAGAGATAAGCTTATCTAAGCGATAACCGTTGCTTCCAGAGAAAAAGAGTCCGAACTCAAGATCACCGTTATAAGCATCACTGAGTCTGTCCGCTATACAAAAACCGACAGCTTTAGCTTCGACACCGCGATGACAAGGAGCGACACAGTTAGATATACATTTGATCGCAGGGCCTTCTCTTTTTTCTACCAAAGCCGTGAGGTTTGTCTTTACACCGCGGGCAGGATACCCGACAGGTGAAGACATAAGCTGTATATCTTCCTCTTTAGCGTTTAACAGGACCTCTTTAAAGTTCTCATGTGCATCACATTCATGTGTACCGATAAATCTTGTACCCATCTGAACGCCTGCCGCTCCAAGAGCCATCATCTCGTCTATATCTTTTTTATCCCAGATCCCTCCGGCAGCAAATACCGGTATGTCTCCCCATTTTTTAGCTTCTTCTACAACCGGTGCTACCAGATTTTCTAATTGAAACTCTTCCATTGCACACTGTTCATACGTGAAACCTTGGTGTCCGCCGCTTTTTGGACCTTCTAGTACAACGGCATCGGGAAGACGGTTATATCTTTTTTGCCATCTTTTACAGATGATCGCCAAAGCTTTAGGAGATGAGACGATAGGTACAAGTGCTACATCGGGATAATCTTCTGTAAACTCAGGCATGTTCGTCGGAAGTCCCGCACCTGTGATGATGATATCTATTCCAGCTTCACAAGCATCTTTGACGACGCGTCCGTAATCATTGATAGCATAAAGAATGTTTGCCGCAAGTGGTTTTTTACCGCATATTTTTCTTGCGTTTTTGATGATCGCCGTCAAACCCTCTTTAGAGTAAAAGTTTTCAGCTTCTAAAGGTCTTTGTGCGACAAGACGTTTTGCATAAGTTTTATCTTCATAGTAGCCTGTTCCAACTGCACTGATAACACCTAGTCCACCCTCTTTTGATACGGTTCCAGAAAGCTTATCCCAGCTTATACCGACACCCATACCACCTTGAATGATAGGTTTTTTTATCGTATATTTTCCTATTTTTACAGATTTATAACTCATTATTTCACCCTTGCTTTTGCAAACTTTCTTTTTCCGACTTGTAAAATATACTCGCCACTATTCATCTGTAACTGTTCATCTTCTACTTTATCTTGGTTAATTTTAACAGCACCTTGCTTAATATCTCGACGCGCTTGAGAAGTTGACGGTTCTAATTTACATTCGACTAAGGCTTTTGCGATCCATATAGGCGACTCTGAAAGTTCGAACTCTTCTATATCAGTCGGTATCTCATTGTTAGCATGTACTTTTTCAAATTCAGCTTTTGCAGCTGCCGCCGCATCTTTTGAATGAAATCTTTCGATGATCTCTAAAGCTAGATCTTCTTTAACTTTTTTAGGATGCAGTGAACCGTCGATAACACCATTTTTCAATGCCTCTATATCATCTAGGCTCTTCGCACTTAAAAGCTCATAGTATCTCCACATAAGCTCATCGGAGATACTCAGTACTTTTCCAAACATATCATTTGGTTCATCCGAAACACCGATATAGTTGTTAAGAGACTTACTCATTTTTTGAACGCCGTCAAGACCCTCTAAAATAGGCATCATTAGTACAGACTGCTCTTTTCCTATCTCATAAGCACGCTGAAGATGACGACCCATTAAAAGATTGAACTTCTGGTCTGTTCCGCCTATCTCGACATCACTTTTTAGATGAACACTGTCATAGCCTTGAAGAAGCGGATAGATAAACTCGCTGATAGAGATCGATGTCCCGCTTTTGTATCTTTTGTCAAAGTCATCGCGCTCCAGCATTCTTGCTACGTTGAAAGTAGTCGTAAGAGAAAGCATTCCCGAAGCACCAAGAGCGTTGATCCACTCAGAGTTAAAGACTACTTCTGTTTTTTCAGGGTCTAGTATCTTAAATACCTGGTCTTTATAGCTTTTTGCGTTTTCTTGTATCTCTGTTGCGCTTAGTGTCTTTCTTGTTGCACTTTTGCCTGTCGGGTCACCGATCTGTGCTGTAAAGTCACCGATCAGAAACTGTATCTTCGCTCCATATTTTTGAAAAGTAGCCAGTTTTTGCAGAAGTACGGTATGTCCTAAGTGAAGATCCGGTGCAGTCGGGTCAAAACCTGCTTTTACTGTGTAAGTTTCACCCTTTTGGAAATAATTTGTTACTAATGTCTCTATACGCTCATTATCTATTATCTCTGCACAACCCCGACCTATCTCTCTTAACGCCTCTTTTATCATCTTTATCCTAATTCTTAATCTTTCTTATAAACGTCATCTGTTCTTACCAGATTTATTACTTTAACTTTTTTCTCAATTTTACCCTGTAGATGATAAATGTTTGCTTCTGTGGAGTGAAAATCGATCTCACAATAGTGTACATGATCCACTTTTTCCTTCCCTAACACAATACTCATAATATCTATATCCATCTTCGCCAGATATGTCAGAAAGTTTGCAAGCGCACCCTTTCCGTTTTGAAGACTGACGATGATATGGTAATGGTAGACTTTTTTATCTTCCCATTTTACATATACCATCGGAACGTTCTCTTTTATCTGATGCAGAGCATTTTGACACATCTTATGGTGTATATGCACCTTTGAACCGTGAAGTATCCCGACTATCGGATCACTCATCTTAGGGTGGCAGCAATAATCGAAGATCAAACCGCTTATAGATTTGTTACTTATGACTTTTACACCTTGATAAACCGACTCTTTGAA includes the following:
- a CDS encoding Rrf2 family transcriptional regulator, which codes for MLMTRASEYALLSLVVLAKASGPMDSDTLSKELDISKSFLSKILQSLTRQHILQSFKGVNGGFELIKDSKDITILEVMCAVEGKNPAVFDCSPSESSCPSDKAKTCSLWPFLNKLQGKIDNFLDTLTIADLIEE
- the flhA gene encoding flagellar biosynthesis protein FlhA, yielding MEKKVPFRKQISQSLNFLIGQRDLSVVLFVVAIIAIIIVPLPSGVLDLMLTISIAIAVLILLISLYIPKPTDLTTFPTIILIVTLFRLSLNVATTRMILSHGNEGPEAVSDIITSFGNFVVGGNFVIGIIVFTILVIINFMVITKGAGRVAEVAARFTLDSMPGKQMAVDADLNAGLIDDEQAKQRRAEILQDANFYGAMDGSSKFVKGDAVAGIIITLVNIIGGFLIGVFQHSMTVASSASTFTILTIGDGLVGQIPALIVSTATGIMITRSSSDGNNFAEGTIKQMMGNAKNMIIVGGIMIMFALVPGLPTLSMGFVGLVFLGLGYALYKFDLGELTILNTLSPSGKLQKEHEESDQTGSAQAKVPAKSNEEIAKEEEAALEDILKVEMLELTLGYQLIRLADAAQGGDLLERIRSMRRKIAADFGFLMPQVRIRDNLHLKPNQYQILLKGISIGEGTILPDKFLAMDSGMATGDIQGEPTKEPAFGLDALWISPNQKEDAIINGYTVVDPATVISTHMSELVKRYAEDLLTRQEVQSLINKIQEDYPVVVDDVLKVASIGLIQRVFKSLLHEKIPLKDMLTILETIADIGEYTKNIDIITEQVRAKLSRVITQMYSGDNGIIHLLTFSTASEQLMLEKSSEKDGIRNLMLNVGEINNLIQATSQKATEILQKGISPVIIIVDPQLRRPVAEIFERFSLDVVTLSHAEIDSNAKFEVMGSIDIA
- a CDS encoding phosphoesterase; the protein is MNKQNIYHLSHTDLDGYSCQLVMSYTPHNMKSYNANYGAEVKSRLEEILDDIKANDKPAVILITDLNLTMDEAKWLDREVNHLNDKGREIKIILLDHHGSGQDSANKFEWYYLDTARCATKITYDYAKENFGLNDVEWMQKYVDIVNAVDLWKQEEVFNFEFGKVCMRLISETRELNRVTFGDDDRFYKLSLLQKAVEFIDKEKANIELDAAIHSMKKEFFMDEEDDTLDNLSTAYIVNLLGQKTDQMTIYYKGYKGFLSYSVGNTSIVGNGFLTKFDDYDFIVDVSYRGTMSFRANNKVSVSQIAKEWVDGGGHPNASGGRINGFKEQYRYDKVKEQIQRLIADRESVAGDLEYKKES
- a CDS encoding N-acetylmuramoyl-L-alanine amidase gives rise to the protein MFRALLSLLLLACLLGAATNQDILKRADGLARSGKTNDLFRAYNDYKNLYLRSIMKGDESLKVKSLNGIVVTGKKLHIDVSEYSQELRESNSNKKYKTSDGKASKKVKSVSLKSMSKIESVKWNGNDLILSFNNDLEGDQIKYFVLHDKKHNRYRYVFDIDSSFISQSKVLTKRGVSRIKLNQFNSKTVRLVFEDRDKLNLHFNVEGNDLRISLLLKEEKQYTPKAVQSSPKVSKADKNKVIVIDPGHGGKDSGAIGYRHYYEKNLVLSIAKELTETLKKRGYKVYMTRSRDVFIKLKERTAYANRKDADLFISIHANAVCSSKAEKACGIETYFLSPSRSKRATSVAELENSADLSDMNGYGKSTFLKFTTNLNRIASNKLAIDLQRGMLGNLRKHYKDVVDAGVREGPFWVLVGAQMPAVLVEVGFITNPKEAKMLVNRTYSKHLAHGIANGVERYFINN
- a CDS encoding nitronate monooxygenase, coding for MSYKSVKIGKYTIKKPIIQGGMGVGISWDKLSGTVSKEGGLGVISAVGTGYYEDKTYAKRLVAQRPLEAENFYSKEGLTAIIKNARKICGKKPLAANILYAINDYGRVVKDACEAGIDIIITGAGLPTNMPEFTEDYPDVALVPIVSSPKALAIICKRWQKRYNRLPDAVVLEGPKSGGHQGFTYEQCAMEEFQLENLVAPVVEEAKKWGDIPVFAAGGIWDKKDIDEMMALGAAGVQMGTRFIGTHECDAHENFKEVLLNAKEEDIQLMSSPVGYPARGVKTNLTALVEKREGPAIKCISNCVAPCHRGVEAKAVGFCIADRLSDAYNGDLEFGLFFSGSNGYRLDKLISVKELMDKLVNGE
- the tyrS gene encoding tyrosine--tRNA ligase, with translation MIKEALREIGRGCAEIIDNERIETLVTNYFQKGETYTVKAGFDPTAPDLHLGHTVLLQKLATFQKYGAKIQFLIGDFTAQIGDPTGKSATRKTLSATEIQENAKSYKDQVFKILDPEKTEVVFNSEWINALGASGMLSLTTTFNVARMLERDDFDKRYKSGTSISISEFIYPLLQGYDSVHLKSDVEIGGTDQKFNLLMGRHLQRAYEIGKEQSVLMMPILEGLDGVQKMSKSLNNYIGVSDEPNDMFGKVLSISDELMWRYYELLSAKSLDDIEALKNGVIDGSLHPKKVKEDLALEIIERFHSKDAAAAAKAEFEKVHANNEIPTDIEEFELSESPIWIAKALVECKLEPSTSQARRDIKQGAVKINQDKVEDEQLQMNSGEYILQVGKRKFAKARVK